The nucleotide sequence CAAGGCGAACTGGTGATTATTTAACCAGCCCGCCCATTAATATCCTGCAGACCTGCGCTCTTCGCCGATGCGCTCAAGCAGGCTTCGGACCTGGTGGATGTCATAGGGCTTGAGCATGGTCCGCAACCCCTCCAGGCCTTCCCGACGCACGTCCACCTCATAGCCCGATGCAATCACGACACTCAGCGTTGCGTCGCGCTCACGAGCCATGCGCACCAGTTCGATGCCGCTCATGCCGGCCAGGCCAACATCCGTCAGCAGCACATCGAAACGCTGCTGTTCCAGCTGCTCCAGTGCCGCCTCGGCCGACTCGCACAGGCACACCTCGTGACCGAGCTCATCCATCACTTCCCCGGTGAGCATGCGCAGTGTGGGATCATCCTCAACGAAAAGAATCTTCAGGCCGGCACTGCACCCTTCCTCGGTGCGACTGGCCTCTGGCAGGTCCTGTCTGGCGGGCTCAAGCGACTCGGTCGAAATGTCCGCCTGCTCGGCATCCGCCGGCAGATAGACGCGGACGCAGGTACCTCGGCCTTCTTCGCTTTCCAGCACGACGAAGCCACCACTCTGCCTGACGAATCCGTAGACCTCGCTCAACCCCAAACCTGAGGCTCCCGCGCTGCGCCGGGTTGTGAAGAAGGGCTCAAAGGCGTGCTCAAGCACCTCAGGGCTCATCCCCGCTCCGTCATCGATCACGCAGATTTCCACGTACCGCCCAGCCTCGACGCCCGGCTGCCCCGCAAGCTGGGCATCATCCAGCGTGCAATTACGCGCCTGCAGGTTCAGCGTACCGCCACCTGCCATAGCCGCCCGAGCATTGGCGACGAGACGCAAAATCATGCCCTGCAGATGACTTGCATCGGCGAAAAGCGGCCACAACCCCTGCTGGATATCGAGCCTGAAGGTAGAGGCACCTCCGCCTGACAGGCCATCCATCCGCCCCACCAGCTCGCCAAAATCCACCCAGCGAGGCTGCAAAGGCTGTCGACTGGCAAAAGCCAGCAACTGCGAGGCAAGGCGAGCCCCCATATCCACGCCGCTTGCCGCCGATTCAAGGCGTCGTTGCGCCGCTTCGTCGGCCGCCAGATTGCGGCGCAACAATTGCAGGTTCCCACCGATGATCTGCAGCATATTGTTGAAATCATGGGCGATACCGCCAGTAAGCTTGCCGATGGCTTCCAGCCTGTGCGCCTGCGCCGAGGACGCCTGGGATGCGGCTCGGCTCTGCTCGCCATGCGACGCTTCATGCGTGTTTTCGAACCCCGCGACACGCTCGATGCTCTGCAGGATGCTCTCGACCTCTCCGCGCGAGCCCGGTATCGGTGTATGCGTCAGCCGCAGGCTACGGTGCTTACCGGTAACCGACAGACTGTCGGCCACACCCAGGTCGAAAACTCGCGCTATCGACGCCAGGCTGTCTTCGACCGCGGACTGAGACAGTTGCAGATCAATGGCAAGTACATCTTCGATGCGCCTTCCGACCAGGCCTTGAACATCACGCACAGCCCACTGCAGATACGCGGCATTGGCATCTGCCACCAGCCCGTCACGACCCAACAACAAATAGGCGTTGGGGGAAATCCTGAACAGCGTCTCGGAAGACGGGTATTGCGGCATACAGCCTCCATGATGCGTGCCTGAGGCGACTCAGTAACGGGTAACCAGCGGCGGTCTTGCAGACCCCGAAAAACGAATGGCGCGCCAAGCGCGCCCGAATCGGACAATGGACACCAGCTGAAGGTTTGGGTTGCGAGTAGAAATAAAATTGAACGGGCGCTGAATGCCTTCAGGCGTCTTTGCGCCCACCCGCAGAAACGCCGCTGAAGACATCGCCCGGCGGCTTTAGCCTCGCTAGCCCGAGCGACGCTGACGCAGCGCCTCGAACAGACAGACGCCAGTGGCAACCGAGACGTTGAGACTGCTGACACTTCCGGCCATCGGCAAGCGCACCAGAAAATCGCAGTGCTCGCGGGTCAGGCGGCGCATACCCTTGCCTTCCGCCCCCATCACCAGCACGATCGGGCCACGCAGGTCCTGGTCATAGATTTCCTGCTCGGCCTCACCCGCCGTACCGACAATCCACAGTCCGCGCTGCTGCAGTTTCTCCAGAGTACGCGCAAGATTGGTGACCGCGACCAGCGGAATCACTTCCGCCGCACCACAGGCCACCTTGCGTACCGTGGCATTCAGAGTGGCTGACTTGTCTTTGGGAATGATCACTGCCAGCGCACCGGCGGCATCAGCAGTACGCAGACAGGCGCCCAGGTTGTGTGGATCGGTCACACCGTCGAGGACCAGCAGCAAAGGCGCACCCTCGGTACGATCCAGCAACTCTTCGAGCATCGCATCACCCCAGACCTGACTGGGACTGACATCCGCCACGACGCCCTGGTGCACACCTTCGACCCAGGCATCCAGCTCACGCCGCTCACACTGCCCGACACGAACCCGCGACTGCTCGGCCAGCTGAATCAGCGTCTGAACCCGCGGATCGCCACGCCCCTCAGCCAGCCAAACCTGCTTGACCCGCTTGGGGTGGTGGCGAAGCAGCGCCTCTACAGCGTGCAGGCCGTAGATCTTTTCCAGATCGCTCATGACCTGCCCTTACGCTTGCTTGCAGCGCCGCTATCCGACCGGCCTGAGGGCTTGGGCTTGCTACCGGTTTTGGATTTCTGCCCGCTGCGCCTGGACTTGTCTCCATCAGGCTTGGCGGTTTTGGCCTCGCCGAGCAGGGCCTTTTTCATCTCGCGGCTTTTGCGCACATCGGCGCCGACTGTCTCTTTCTCAGCGGAACCTTTCCGCTCCCGCCCGGCCTTGCGCTCGCTTCCGGCATCGGCAGATCCACGCTGACCAATGCCGGTCTTGCTGCCACCGCTGATCAGCTCGAAATCGATCTTGCGCTCATCCAGGTCGACACGCATTACGCGCACCTCGACGCTGTCGCCCAGGCGGAAGCTACGTCCGCTACGCTCACCGGAAAGGCGGTGATGCAAAGAGTCGAAGTGGTAGTAATCGCCCGGCATCGCCGTCACGTGAACCAATCCTTCGACGTAGATATCCGTCAGCTCTACGAACAGACCAAAGCCGGTTACTGCGGTGATGACCCCAGGGAAGCTCTCACCTTCACGATCCTTCATGAACTCGCACTTGAGCCAGTTGACGACATCGCGAGTCGCCTCGTCGGCACGCCGCTCGGTCATCGAACATTGCTCACCAAGCTGCTCCAGAGCCGCCTCGTCATACGGATAGATGCGCGCCTTGGGCATCGCGGCCGCGCCCTCACGGCGCACATGCGAAGTCTCGCGACGCGAACGGATAACGCTGCGAATGGCGCGATGGACCAGCAGGTCCGGATAGCGCCGGATTGGCGAGGTGAAGTGCGCATAAGCCTCATAATTGAGGCCGAAATGCCCGTGGTTGTCGGTGCTGTAGACCGCCTGACTGAGCGAGCGCAGCATCACCGTCTGAATTACATGGAAATCCGGTCGACCCTGGATATGCTCCAGAAGCGCCTGATAATCCTTGGGCGTCGGCCCTTCCTTGCCCTTGTTCAGAGTCATGCCAAGCTCGCCGAGGAAAGCTCGCAACTTCTCCTGACGCTCTAGCGGCGGACCGTCGTGAACGCGATACAGGCCGGGAATGTCAT is from Pseudomonas saudiphocaensis and encodes:
- a CDS encoding ATP-binding protein, producing MPQYPSSETLFRISPNAYLLLGRDGLVADANAAYLQWAVRDVQGLVGRRIEDVLAIDLQLSQSAVEDSLASIARVFDLGVADSLSVTGKHRSLRLTHTPIPGSRGEVESILQSIERVAGFENTHEASHGEQSRAASQASSAQAHRLEAIGKLTGGIAHDFNNMLQIIGGNLQLLRRNLAADEAAQRRLESAASGVDMGARLASQLLAFASRQPLQPRWVDFGELVGRMDGLSGGGASTFRLDIQQGLWPLFADASHLQGMILRLVANARAAMAGGGTLNLQARNCTLDDAQLAGQPGVEAGRYVEICVIDDGAGMSPEVLEHAFEPFFTTRRSAGASGLGLSEVYGFVRQSGGFVVLESEEGRGTCVRVYLPADAEQADISTESLEPARQDLPEASRTEEGCSAGLKILFVEDDPTLRMLTGEVMDELGHEVCLCESAEAALEQLEQQRFDVLLTDVGLAGMSGIELVRMARERDATLSVVIASGYEVDVRREGLEGLRTMLKPYDIHQVRSLLERIGEERRSAGY
- the rlmB gene encoding 23S rRNA (guanosine(2251)-2'-O)-methyltransferase RlmB produces the protein MSDLEKIYGLHAVEALLRHHPKRVKQVWLAEGRGDPRVQTLIQLAEQSRVRVGQCERRELDAWVEGVHQGVVADVSPSQVWGDAMLEELLDRTEGAPLLLVLDGVTDPHNLGACLRTADAAGALAVIIPKDKSATLNATVRKVACGAAEVIPLVAVTNLARTLEKLQQRGLWIVGTAGEAEQEIYDQDLRGPIVLVMGAEGKGMRRLTREHCDFLVRLPMAGSVSSLNVSVATGVCLFEALRQRRSG